The genomic segment CCGTAAACGAAAAAGAAAGCGCCAGGCTCCTTGTTTTCCATGCCTTGCGGACCCTGAGCTACGAAGGCACAGAAACGGTGGTAAGGATCAACGGCCTGGATTCCCCCTACGGCCGGGACGACATTAAAGCCATGGTAAACGCTGGACCTGATATAATCCGGCTTCCCAAGACCGAGACAGCCCAGGATATTCAGGATGTGGAGGAGCTCATCAGGAAGGAAGAGGCGGCCGCTGGTCTTGAAGAGGGGAGCATCGCCCTGATGGCCGCCATCGAAAGTCCCCTGGGAATCCTTAACGCCTACCAGATAGCCACCGCAAGTTCCCGGCTTATAGGCATTGCCTTTGGAGCAGAGGACTATGTTACCAACATGAAGACCTCGAGGAGCCGGGCGGGTTCGGAGATCTTTTATGCCCGTTCCGCCCTGGTAACTGCTGCCCGGGCCGCGGGAATCTACGCCCTGGATACGGTATTTTCTGACCTGAACGATGAGGAAGGCTTTGTGGAAGAGGTCCGCATGGCCAAACAGCTCGGATTCGACGGCAAGTCCATCATATCTCCCCGGCAGATCCGGCCGGTCCACGATGTTTTCGCCCCCACTGAGGCGGAAGTGGAGGCCGCCCTCCGGGTCATGCGCGGCATTGCGGAGGCGAAGAAGCGCAACACGGGTGTTATTACCGTGGACGGCAAGATGGTGGACAAGCCCATGGTCGAACGGGCCGAACGGGTAATCGAAATGGCCAAGGCTTCGGGCCAGCGTATCCCCGAGGAGGAGTTACATGTCTGAGAACGCGATTGGCCGGGAAATCCGGGATTCAATACCCGGCTACGAAAAGCTGAAACCCTTCCAGGGCGCCTTTGCAAATACCCCGCTGGTGCGTCAGGAGAAAGGAAATCGCAACCTTCCCCGGCTGAATAAGCTGCTGGATACGGTGGAGCAGGCAGTTTTGAAAACTGGACTCAAGGACGGCATGACGATCTCTTTCCATCACCATTTCCGCAACGGCGACAAGGTCGTTAACATGGTAATGGATGTCATTGCCAACCTGGGGATAAAAAACCTGACCCTGGCAAGTTCTTCCCTGACGACGATCCATGACGAACTGCTTCCGCACATAAAAAAGGGGGTGATCGGCCGCATCATAACCAGCGGGCTCAGGAGTAAGCTCGGGGAGCAGATCTCCG from the Sediminispirochaeta bajacaliforniensis DSM 16054 genome contains:
- a CDS encoding aldolase/citrate lyase family protein yields the protein MKLRRTMLYVPGGNAAMVKDAHIYRSDAIMFDLEDSIAVNEKESARLLVFHALRTLSYEGTETVVRINGLDSPYGRDDIKAMVNAGPDIIRLPKTETAQDIQDVEELIRKEEAAAGLEEGSIALMAAIESPLGILNAYQIATASSRLIGIAFGAEDYVTNMKTSRSRAGSEIFYARSALVTAARAAGIYALDTVFSDLNDEEGFVEEVRMAKQLGFDGKSIISPRQIRPVHDVFAPTEAEVEAALRVMRGIAEAKKRNTGVITVDGKMVDKPMVERAERVIEMAKASGQRIPEEELHV